From one Deferribacterota bacterium genomic stretch:
- a CDS encoding sodium:calcium symporter yields the protein MKNSNREVWSTRIGVILAMSATSIGLGNFVRFPAQIAKSEVGGSFMIPYFISLLILGIPILWVEWTIGRYGGKRGQGTHPFIFQKIWKNRYSKYLGIFGLSIPILIASYYTYIVSWNLGYAFFSLFGSYINVDKITFLQQFIGADKNTFNIGLGSLFFYIITLFIIYTILSKGLNKGIEKFNNIFIPLLLVIGVVLTIRVLLLGPDIVKGLSFIWEPNFEHLFNWQIWIIAAGQIFFTLSIGQEISVYASYLREDDDIAIGPLTQTSINEFSEVIIGGCIAIPVIFFFTHGLDKNITEGYNISFIAIPMVLEEMSLGRLFGVLWFTLLFIAGITTILASCFSFITFLKDNFSYDNKKAAKITLLIVFFLSLPPTLWYSKGVFDEVDFWVGALFLVIISIIEVIMFAWIMGINKAWEELNKGAKLRIPNAFKYVVKYITPLFLIVMLIAWCVTDAPYFISQANIYIWIERILILSTFIFAGILIYYASDKK from the coding sequence ATGAAAAACTCAAATAGAGAAGTCTGGTCAACACGAATAGGAGTTATTTTGGCAATGTCCGCAACCTCTATTGGACTTGGTAACTTTGTTAGGTTTCCTGCACAAATTGCAAAAAGTGAGGTTGGTGGCTCTTTTATGATTCCCTATTTTATATCACTACTAATATTAGGCATACCTATCTTGTGGGTTGAATGGACTATTGGTAGGTATGGTGGAAAAAGGGGACAAGGAACACATCCTTTTATATTTCAAAAGATATGGAAGAATAGATATTCAAAATATTTAGGTATCTTTGGTTTATCAATACCTATACTTATAGCTTCATATTATACATATATAGTATCATGGAATTTAGGCTATGCTTTTTTTAGCCTATTTGGTTCATATATCAATGTTGATAAAATTACATTTTTACAACAATTTATTGGTGCAGATAAAAACACATTTAATATTGGTTTAGGGTCATTATTTTTTTATATTATAACATTATTTATAATCTATACTATATTATCTAAAGGCCTAAATAAGGGTATTGAAAAATTCAACAATATTTTTATTCCATTATTACTTGTTATAGGTGTTGTGCTTACTATAAGAGTTCTTCTATTAGGTCCTGATATAGTAAAGGGTTTATCTTTTATATGGGAGCCAAATTTTGAACACTTATTTAATTGGCAAATTTGGATTATTGCAGCAGGCCAAATATTTTTTACCCTTTCAATAGGACAAGAGATTTCCGTTTATGCAAGTTATTTAAGAGAAGATGATGATATTGCAATAGGCCCTTTAACTCAAACCTCTATCAATGAGTTTTCAGAGGTAATTATAGGGGGTTGCATTGCAATACCCGTTATATTTTTCTTTACTCATGGCTTAGATAAAAATATAACTGAGGGGTATAATATCTCTTTTATTGCTATACCAATGGTATTAGAAGAGATGTCACTTGGAAGACTTTTTGGGGTTTTGTGGTTTACTCTTTTATTTATAGCTGGCATTACTACAATACTTGCATCATGCTTTTCTTTTATTACTTTTTTAAAAGATAACTTTAGCTATGATAATAAAAAAGCCGCAAAGATAACTTTATTAATTGTATTTTTTCTATCATTACCACCAACACTCTGGTATAGTAAAGGCGTTTTTGATGAGGTTGATTTTTGGGTAGGCGCTTTATTTTTAGTTATAATAAGTATAATAGAAGTAATTATGTTTGCATGGATAATGGGTATCAATAAGGCCTGGGAAGAATTAAATAAAGGAGCAAAATTAAGAATACCTAACGCCTTTAAATATGTTGTAAAGTATATAACCCCTTTATTTCTTATAGTTATGTTAATAGCTTGGTGCGTAACTGATGCTCCCTATTTTATATCCCAAGCCAATATCTATATATGGATTGAGAGAATATTAATATTATCTACTTTTATATTTGCAGGAATTTTAATTTATTATGCATCAGATAAAAAATAA